In the Anser cygnoides isolate HZ-2024a breed goose chromosome 27, Taihu_goose_T2T_genome, whole genome shotgun sequence genome, one interval contains:
- the NRTN gene encoding neurturin isoform X6: MDKIQRCQSFNVLTCSKMKVWKFAAIASMLLSSMLSILVCRDMFNGSRTYSPLPSSLSSRASSSSLPAAPRRPPRALPRHSSLLAQYSSLFESYTEGEIRQLISALVERYSQAMNSGGHELPLFPKAGNRMKRARARHKPCALKELEVSVSELGLGYESDETVLFRYCSGTCDAAVRNYDLSLKSVRSKRRIRKEKVRARPCCRPLSYDDDVSFLDAYNRYYTVNELSAKECGCV; encoded by the exons ATGGACAAAATCCAGCGGTGTCAG AGTTTCAATGTTCTGACTTGCTCTAAGATGAAGGTATGGAAGTTTGCAGCCATTGCATCGATGCTCCTCAGTTCCATGTTATCCATTTTAGTTTGTAGAGACATGTTCAACGGAAGCCGGACATACAGCCCCTTGCCTTCCTCGCTGTCCTCACGGGCATCCTCCTCTTCACTGCCGGCGGCTCCGCGGAGacccccccgggccctgccACGCCACAGCTCGCTGCTCGCCCAGT ACAGCAGCTTGTTCGAGAGCTACACGGAGGGGGAGATCCGGCAGCTCATCTCGGCACTGGTGGAGCGCTACAGCCAGGCCATGAACTCAGGCGGCCATGAGCTGCCACTCTTCCCCAAGGCGGGCAACCGCATGAAGCGCGCACGAGCTCGCCACAAACCCTGCGCCCTGAAGGAGTTGGAGGTAAGCGTCAGCGAGCTGGGCCTGGGCTATGAGTCAGATGAGACGGTGCTGTTCCGCTACTGCAGCGGCACCTGTGATGCAGCCGTCAGGAACTACGACCTCTCGCTGAAGAGTGTACGCAGCAAGAGGAGGATCAGGAAGGAGAAGGTCCGGGCTCGGCCCTGCTGCCGGCCACTTTCCTATGACGACGACGTCTCCTTCTTGGATGCCTACAACCGTTACTACACCGTCAACGAGCTCTCGGCCAAGGAGTGTGGCTGTGTGTGA
- the NRTN gene encoding neurturin isoform X3 — MRGEQRGGGKETGASCPGGGVGGGEREAAGGTATGIGPAAQPGTGRRRARAGRRSRPVPNPPPAAGRRRWPSFPPRRPPSSRAVPSRAVLCSSRAVPEPSRARAEPSQSEPCRSEPKRAEPCRAVPCRAFSWRPPVPRVSRSRHGAAAESCAPARRPDSSLFESYTEGEIRQLISALVERYSQAMNSGGHELPLFPKAGNRMKRARARHKPCALKELEVSVSELGLGYESDETVLFRYCSGTCDAAVRNYDLSLKSVRSKRRIRKEKVRARPCCRPLSYDDDVSFLDAYNRYYTVNELSAKECGCV; from the exons ATGCGGGGGGAGCAACgggggggaggaaaagaaaccGGTGCctcctgcccgggggggggggtgggggggggtgagcGTGAGGCTGCGGGCGGCACCGCCACCGGGATCGGCCCCGCAGCGCAGCCCGGGACTGGGCGGAGGCGGGCCCGGGCGGGGCGCAGGAGCCGGCCCGTTCCAAacccgccccccgccgcggggAGGAGGCGGTGGCCGAGTTTCCCCCCCCGTCGGCCCCCCTCctcccgtgccgtgccgagccgagccgtgctgtgctccagccgtgccgtgccagagccgagccgtgccagAGCTGAACCGAGCCAGAGCGAGCCGTGCCGGTCTGAACCCAAgcgtgccgagccgtgccgtgccgtgccgtgccgagccttCTCATGGCGGCCCCCGGTCCCACGCGTGTCCCGGTCCCGGCACGGAGCCGCCGCTGAGAGCTGCGCTCCGGCTCGGCGTCCAG ACAGCAGCTTGTTCGAGAGCTACACGGAGGGGGAGATCCGGCAGCTCATCTCGGCACTGGTGGAGCGCTACAGCCAGGCCATGAACTCAGGCGGCCATGAGCTGCCACTCTTCCCCAAGGCGGGCAACCGCATGAAGCGCGCACGAGCTCGCCACAAACCCTGCGCCCTGAAGGAGTTGGAGGTAAGCGTCAGCGAGCTGGGCCTGGGCTATGAGTCAGATGAGACGGTGCTGTTCCGCTACTGCAGCGGCACCTGTGATGCAGCCGTCAGGAACTACGACCTCTCGCTGAAGAGTGTACGCAGCAAGAGGAGGATCAGGAAGGAGAAGGTCCGGGCTCGGCCCTGCTGCCGGCCACTTTCCTATGACGACGACGTCTCCTTCTTGGATGCCTACAACCGTTACTACACCGTCAACGAGCTCTCGGCCAAGGAGTGTGGCTGTGTGTGA
- the NRTN gene encoding neurturin isoform X2, with the protein MFNGSRTYSPLPSSLSSRASSSSLPAAPRRPPRALPRHSSLLAQYSSLFESYTEGEIRQLISALVERYSQAMNSGGHELPLFPKAGNRMKRARARHKPCALKELEVSVSELGLGYESDETVLFRYCSGTCDAAVRNYDLSLKSVRSKRRIRKEKVRARPCCRPLSYDDDVSFLDAYNRYYTVNELSAKECGCV; encoded by the exons ATGTTCAACGGAAGCCGGACATACAGCCCCTTGCCTTCCTCGCTGTCCTCACGGGCATCCTCCTCTTCACTGCCGGCGGCTCCGCGGAGacccccccgggccctgccACGCCACAGCTCGCTGCTCGCCCAGT ACAGCAGCTTGTTCGAGAGCTACACGGAGGGGGAGATCCGGCAGCTCATCTCGGCACTGGTGGAGCGCTACAGCCAGGCCATGAACTCAGGCGGCCATGAGCTGCCACTCTTCCCCAAGGCGGGCAACCGCATGAAGCGCGCACGAGCTCGCCACAAACCCTGCGCCCTGAAGGAGTTGGAGGTAAGCGTCAGCGAGCTGGGCCTGGGCTATGAGTCAGATGAGACGGTGCTGTTCCGCTACTGCAGCGGCACCTGTGATGCAGCCGTCAGGAACTACGACCTCTCGCTGAAGAGTGTACGCAGCAAGAGGAGGATCAGGAAGGAGAAGGTCCGGGCTCGGCCCTGCTGCCGGCCACTTTCCTATGACGACGACGTCTCCTTCTTGGATGCCTACAACCGTTACTACACCGTCAACGAGCTCTCGGCCAAGGAGTGTGGCTGTGTGTGA
- the NRTN gene encoding neurturin isoform X4, translating to MDKIQRCQSFNVLTCSKMKVWKFAAIASMLLSSMLSILVCRDMFNGSRTYSPLPSSLSSRASSSSLPAAPRRPPRALPRHSSLLAQCKLLRPRPGCSTPAEAVFSSPEAEPIDTTVPSDSSLFESYTEGEIRQLISALVERYSQAMNSGGHELPLFPKAGNRMKRARARHKPCALKELEVSVSELGLGYESDETVLFRYCSGTCDAAVRNYDLSLKSVRSKRRIRKEKVRARPCCRPLSYDDDVSFLDAYNRYYTVNELSAKECGCV from the exons ATGGACAAAATCCAGCGGTGTCAG AGTTTCAATGTTCTGACTTGCTCTAAGATGAAGGTATGGAAGTTTGCAGCCATTGCATCGATGCTCCTCAGTTCCATGTTATCCATTTTAGTTTGTAGAGACATGTTCAACGGAAGCCGGACATACAGCCCCTTGCCTTCCTCGCTGTCCTCACGGGCATCCTCCTCTTCACTGCCGGCGGCTCCGCGGAGacccccccgggccctgccACGCCACAGCTCGCTGCTCGCCCAGTGTAAGCTGCTGCGCCCGCGCCCCGGCTGCTCAACACCAGCGGAGGCTGTTTTCAGCTCGCCTGAGGCTGAGCCCATAGACACCACCGTGCCCTCAG ACAGCAGCTTGTTCGAGAGCTACACGGAGGGGGAGATCCGGCAGCTCATCTCGGCACTGGTGGAGCGCTACAGCCAGGCCATGAACTCAGGCGGCCATGAGCTGCCACTCTTCCCCAAGGCGGGCAACCGCATGAAGCGCGCACGAGCTCGCCACAAACCCTGCGCCCTGAAGGAGTTGGAGGTAAGCGTCAGCGAGCTGGGCCTGGGCTATGAGTCAGATGAGACGGTGCTGTTCCGCTACTGCAGCGGCACCTGTGATGCAGCCGTCAGGAACTACGACCTCTCGCTGAAGAGTGTACGCAGCAAGAGGAGGATCAGGAAGGAGAAGGTCCGGGCTCGGCCCTGCTGCCGGCCACTTTCCTATGACGACGACGTCTCCTTCTTGGATGCCTACAACCGTTACTACACCGTCAACGAGCTCTCGGCCAAGGAGTGTGGCTGTGTGTGA
- the NRTN gene encoding neurturin isoform X7 has product MRKRGWEATASQCRFPTAGIDGDLMAAPLKSYHVQPALDGQNPAVSVCRDMFNGSRTYSPLPSSLSSRASSSSLPAAPRRPPRALPRHSSLLAQYSSLFESYTEGEIRQLISALVERYSQAMNSGGHELPLFPKAGNRMKRARARHKPCALKELEVSVSELGLGYESDETVLFRYCSGTCDAAVRNYDLSLKSVRSKRRIRKEKVRARPCCRPLSYDDDVSFLDAYNRYYTVNELSAKECGCV; this is encoded by the exons atgagaaaaagggGCTGGGAGGCGACTGCGAGTCAGTGCCGCTTTCCGACGGCTGGCATTGATGGGGATTTAATGGC GGCGCCTCTCAAATCCTACCACGTCCAACCTGCTTTGGATGGACAAAATCCAGCGGTGTCAG TTTGTAGAGACATGTTCAACGGAAGCCGGACATACAGCCCCTTGCCTTCCTCGCTGTCCTCACGGGCATCCTCCTCTTCACTGCCGGCGGCTCCGCGGAGacccccccgggccctgccACGCCACAGCTCGCTGCTCGCCCAGT ACAGCAGCTTGTTCGAGAGCTACACGGAGGGGGAGATCCGGCAGCTCATCTCGGCACTGGTGGAGCGCTACAGCCAGGCCATGAACTCAGGCGGCCATGAGCTGCCACTCTTCCCCAAGGCGGGCAACCGCATGAAGCGCGCACGAGCTCGCCACAAACCCTGCGCCCTGAAGGAGTTGGAGGTAAGCGTCAGCGAGCTGGGCCTGGGCTATGAGTCAGATGAGACGGTGCTGTTCCGCTACTGCAGCGGCACCTGTGATGCAGCCGTCAGGAACTACGACCTCTCGCTGAAGAGTGTACGCAGCAAGAGGAGGATCAGGAAGGAGAAGGTCCGGGCTCGGCCCTGCTGCCGGCCACTTTCCTATGACGACGACGTCTCCTTCTTGGATGCCTACAACCGTTACTACACCGTCAACGAGCTCTCGGCCAAGGAGTGTGGCTGTGTGTGA
- the NRTN gene encoding neurturin isoform X5 — translation MKVWKFAAIASMLLSSMLSILVCRDMFNGSRTYSPLPSSLSSRASSSSLPAAPRRPPRALPRHSSLLAQCKLLRPRPGCSTPAEAVFSSPEAEPIDTTVPSDSSLFESYTEGEIRQLISALVERYSQAMNSGGHELPLFPKAGNRMKRARARHKPCALKELEVSVSELGLGYESDETVLFRYCSGTCDAAVRNYDLSLKSVRSKRRIRKEKVRARPCCRPLSYDDDVSFLDAYNRYYTVNELSAKECGCV, via the exons ATGAAGGTATGGAAGTTTGCAGCCATTGCATCGATGCTCCTCAGTTCCATGTTATCCATTTTAGTTTGTAGAGACATGTTCAACGGAAGCCGGACATACAGCCCCTTGCCTTCCTCGCTGTCCTCACGGGCATCCTCCTCTTCACTGCCGGCGGCTCCGCGGAGacccccccgggccctgccACGCCACAGCTCGCTGCTCGCCCAGTGTAAGCTGCTGCGCCCGCGCCCCGGCTGCTCAACACCAGCGGAGGCTGTTTTCAGCTCGCCTGAGGCTGAGCCCATAGACACCACCGTGCCCTCAG ACAGCAGCTTGTTCGAGAGCTACACGGAGGGGGAGATCCGGCAGCTCATCTCGGCACTGGTGGAGCGCTACAGCCAGGCCATGAACTCAGGCGGCCATGAGCTGCCACTCTTCCCCAAGGCGGGCAACCGCATGAAGCGCGCACGAGCTCGCCACAAACCCTGCGCCCTGAAGGAGTTGGAGGTAAGCGTCAGCGAGCTGGGCCTGGGCTATGAGTCAGATGAGACGGTGCTGTTCCGCTACTGCAGCGGCACCTGTGATGCAGCCGTCAGGAACTACGACCTCTCGCTGAAGAGTGTACGCAGCAAGAGGAGGATCAGGAAGGAGAAGGTCCGGGCTCGGCCCTGCTGCCGGCCACTTTCCTATGACGACGACGTCTCCTTCTTGGATGCCTACAACCGTTACTACACCGTCAACGAGCTCTCGGCCAAGGAGTGTGGCTGTGTGTGA
- the NRTN gene encoding neurturin isoform X1, with amino-acid sequence MRGEQRGGGKETGASCPGGGVGGGEREAAGGTATGIGPAAQPGTGRRRARAGRRSRPVPNPPPAAGRRRWPSFPPRRPPSSRAVPSRAVLCSSRAVPEPSRARAEPSQSEPCRSEPKRAEPCRAVPCRAFSWRPPVPRVSRSRHGAAAESCAPARRPVCRDMFNGSRTYSPLPSSLSSRASSSSLPAAPRRPPRALPRHSSLLAQCKLLRPRPGCSTPAEAVFSSPEAEPIDTTVPSDSSLFESYTEGEIRQLISALVERYSQAMNSGGHELPLFPKAGNRMKRARARHKPCALKELEVSVSELGLGYESDETVLFRYCSGTCDAAVRNYDLSLKSVRSKRRIRKEKVRARPCCRPLSYDDDVSFLDAYNRYYTVNELSAKECGCV; translated from the exons ATGCGGGGGGAGCAACgggggggaggaaaagaaaccGGTGCctcctgcccgggggggggggtgggggggggtgagcGTGAGGCTGCGGGCGGCACCGCCACCGGGATCGGCCCCGCAGCGCAGCCCGGGACTGGGCGGAGGCGGGCCCGGGCGGGGCGCAGGAGCCGGCCCGTTCCAAacccgccccccgccgcggggAGGAGGCGGTGGCCGAGTTTCCCCCCCCGTCGGCCCCCCTCctcccgtgccgtgccgagccgagccgtgctgtgctccagccgtgccgtgccagagccgagccgtgccagAGCTGAACCGAGCCAGAGCGAGCCGTGCCGGTCTGAACCCAAgcgtgccgagccgtgccgtgccgtgccgtgccgagccttCTCATGGCGGCCCCCGGTCCCACGCGTGTCCCGGTCCCGGCACGGAGCCGCCGCTGAGAGCTGCGCTCCGGCTCGGCGTCCAG TTTGTAGAGACATGTTCAACGGAAGCCGGACATACAGCCCCTTGCCTTCCTCGCTGTCCTCACGGGCATCCTCCTCTTCACTGCCGGCGGCTCCGCGGAGacccccccgggccctgccACGCCACAGCTCGCTGCTCGCCCAGTGTAAGCTGCTGCGCCCGCGCCCCGGCTGCTCAACACCAGCGGAGGCTGTTTTCAGCTCGCCTGAGGCTGAGCCCATAGACACCACCGTGCCCTCAG ACAGCAGCTTGTTCGAGAGCTACACGGAGGGGGAGATCCGGCAGCTCATCTCGGCACTGGTGGAGCGCTACAGCCAGGCCATGAACTCAGGCGGCCATGAGCTGCCACTCTTCCCCAAGGCGGGCAACCGCATGAAGCGCGCACGAGCTCGCCACAAACCCTGCGCCCTGAAGGAGTTGGAGGTAAGCGTCAGCGAGCTGGGCCTGGGCTATGAGTCAGATGAGACGGTGCTGTTCCGCTACTGCAGCGGCACCTGTGATGCAGCCGTCAGGAACTACGACCTCTCGCTGAAGAGTGTACGCAGCAAGAGGAGGATCAGGAAGGAGAAGGTCCGGGCTCGGCCCTGCTGCCGGCCACTTTCCTATGACGACGACGTCTCCTTCTTGGATGCCTACAACCGTTACTACACCGTCAACGAGCTCTCGGCCAAGGAGTGTGGCTGTGTGTGA